From Anopheles arabiensis isolate DONGOLA chromosome 3, AaraD3, whole genome shotgun sequence, a single genomic window includes:
- the LOC120904870 gene encoding probable phospholipid-transporting ATPase IA isoform X8 — MDPVATVSQLVAIVKALFSRVFGRIRRWWNRRNYNRLSPLDDGIIPNDDDATTSGITLDDSDKRVIRLNEPQVQKYCNNHISTAKYSVLSFLPSFLFEQFRRYSNCFFLLIALLQQIPDVSPTGRYTTLVPLMFILAVSAIKEIVEDIKRHRADDEINHRLIEVLQNGQWHTIKWQELSVGDIVKVLNNTFFPADLVLLSSSEPQGMSFIETSNLDGETNLKIRQGVPTTSRILETKDFSQFRGTLESEPPNRHLYEFNGVLKEHDKQAVGLGPDQLLLRGAMLRNTAWIFGIVIYTGHDTKLMRNSTSAPLKRSTVDRLTNTQILMLFIILIILCIVSCIFNQLWTKRHFQTDWYLGIGNLLNKNFAYNLLTFIILYNNLIPISLQVTLELVRFLQAIFINMDIDMYHAESDTPAMARTSNLNEELGMVKYVFSDKTGTLTRNVMEFKKCSVAGSIYSIEDTPAQSRLVQNILNNHRTAPTLREFLTLMAICHTVIPEKQPGDSMNDIQYHAASPDERALVYGAKKFGYVFYTRTPTYVEIEALGVQERFEILNVLEFTSTRKRMSVIARNSKSEIKLYCKGADTVIYERLAPEGVAYRESTLSHLEEFATEGLRTLCCAVSDIPDDVYEDWKHTYHKASTSLQYREQKVEDAANLIETNLRLLGATAIEDKLQDGVPETIASLLEAKINVWVLTGDKQETAINIGYSCQLLSHSMDLILLNQDCLDNTRSCILEHTSNGRFDNVGRKDAALIVDGKTLKYALSCDLRREFLDLCISCKVVICCRVSPIQKAEMVDLVTISTKSVTLAIGDGANDVAMIQKANVGVGISGVEGLQAACASDYSIAQFSYLRKLLLVHGAWNYSRMCKLILYSFYKNICLYVIELWFAMYSGWSGQILFERWTIGLYNVFFTALPPFAMGLFDKVTSAEQMLKEPRLYAPSQNAKLFNVKVFWRCIINALFHSMILFWLSYKIYEKDVIWKNGRDGGYLVLGNIVYTYVVVTVCLKAGLLTNSWTWLTHCSIWGSILLWFIFIFIYSNIWPALPVGAVFTGMDDMVFTTPVFWAGLLLIPLSALLFDVSWNAYRNSRKDNILTPPLKESRSSRVRLLPGGRWFSDANGRHPGVRHEPAKAGRQLSVSRMRVLLRQLLYRLLRRRYFRSLPQPTAYHRFRCRRPGQQRSSFVAVSV, encoded by the exons ATGATGACGACGCTACAACCTCGGGCATAACGCTGGATGATTCCGATAAACGCGTGATACGGCTGAACGAACCACAGGTTCAAAAGTACTGTAACAATCATATCTCTACCGCTAAATATAG TGTCCTTAGTTTTCTACCTTCGTTCCTGTTCGAGCAGTTCCGGCGGTACTCGAACTGCTTCTTTCTGTTGATCGCACTGCTGCAGCAGATACCGGATGTGTCGCCTACTGGTCGGTACACCACGCTCGTGCCGCTGATGTTTATACTCGCGGTGAGCGCAATCAAGGAAATCGTCGAAGACATCAAGCGGCACCGGGCGGACGATGAGATCAACCACCGCCTGATCGAGGTACTGCAGAATGGCCAGTGGCACACGATCAAGTGGCAGGAGCTGTCGGTCGGCGACATCGTCAAGGTACTCAACAACACCTTCTTCCCGGCcgacctggtgctgctgtcctCCAGCGAGCCGCAGGGCATGTCCTTCATCGAGACGTCCAACCTAGACGGCGAGACGAACCTGAAGATCCGGCAGGGCGTACCGACCACCAGCCGGATCCTGGAGACGAAGGACTTTAGCCAGTTTCGCGGGACGCTCGAGAGCGAACCACCGAACCGGCATCTGTACGAGTTCAATGGCGTGCTGAAGGAGCATGACAAACA AGCGGTTGGCCTCGGACCGGATCAGCTGTTACTGCGAGGTGCCATGCTACGTAACACCGCCTGGATATTCGGCATCGTTATCTACACCGGTCACGATACGAAACTTATGCGAAACTCTACCTCAGCGCCGTTGAAG CGCTCAACCGTTGACAGACTGACAAACACGCAAATTCTAATGTTATTTATCATTCTGATCATTCTGTGTATCGTGAGTTGCATTTTCAACCAACTTTGGACGAAAAGACATTTTCAAACGGACTGGTACTTAGGCATCGGCA ATCTTTTGAACAAAAACTTCGCCTACAATCTGCTTACGTTTATTATTCTGTACAACAATTTGATTCCCATATCGCTGCAAGTTACGTTAGAGCTGGTACGGTTTCTACAG GCAATCTTCATCAACATGGACATCGATATGTACCACGCGGAATCGGACACACCGGCAATGGCGCGCACCTCCAACCTGAACGAGGAGCTCGGCATGGTGAAGTACGTGTTCTCGGACAAAACTGGCACGCTGACGCGGAACGTGATGGAGTTTAAGAAGTGCAGTGTGGCGGGCTCGATATACTCGATCGAGGACACGCCGGCCCAGTCGCGATTGGTACAG AACATCCTCAACAACCATCGCACGGCGCCTACATTGCGCGAATTTCTCACGCTGATGGCGATCTGCCACACGGTCATCCCGGAGAAGCAGCCGGGCGACAGCATGAACGATATCCAGTATCACGCCGCCAGCCCGGACGAGCGGGCCCTGGTGTACGGGGCGAAGAAGTTCGGCTACGTCTTTTACACTCGCACGCCAACGTACGTCGAGATCGAGGCGCTCGGCGTGCAGGAACGGTTCGAGATACTTAACGTGCTGGAGTTCACCTCCACCCGCAAGCGCATGTCGGTGATCGCGCGCAACTCGAAGAGCGAAATCAAGCTGTACTGCAAGGGTGCGGATACGGTCATCTACGAGCGGCTCGCACCGGAGGGTGTTGCGTACCGCGAGTCCACCCTGAGCCACCTGGAGGAGTTCGCGACGGAGGGGCTGcgcacgctctgctgtgcCGTGTCCGACATCCCGGACGATGTGTACGAAGACTGGAAGCATACGTACCACAAAGCGTCCACCTCGCTGCAGTACCGCGAGCAGAAGGTGGAAGATGCGGCCAACCTGATCGAGACGAACCTGCGCCTGCTCGGTGCGACGGCGATCGAGGATAAGCTGCAGGACGGTGTGCCCGAAACGATAGCGTCGCTGCTGGAAGCGAAGATAAACGTGTGGGTGCTTACCGGCGACAAGCAGGAGACGGCCATCAACATCGGCTACTCCTGCCAGCTGCTGTCCCATTCGATggatttgattttattgaatCAGGATTGTTTGGAT AACACGCGCAGCTGCATACTGGAGCACACCTCCAATGGGCGATTTGATAATGTGGGCCGCAAGGATGCCGCACTGATCGTGGACGGCAAAACGCTTAAGTACGCGCTCAGCTGCGATTTGCGGCGCGAATTTCTGGACCTGTGCATCTCGTGCAAGGTCGTGATCTGTTGCCGCGTGTCGCCCATCCAGAAGGCGGAAATGGTGGACCTGGTGACGATCAGCACAAAATCGGTCACGTTAGCGATCGGGGACGGTGCGAACGATGTCGCCATGATACAGAAGGCGAACGTGGGCGTCGGCATCTCCGGTGTGGAAGGTTTGCAGGCGGCCTGCGCGTCCGACTATTCAATTGCGCAG TTCAGCTACCTGCGAaagttgctgctggtgcatgGGGCCTGGAACTACAGCCGTATGTGCAAGCTGATCCTGTACAGCTTCTACAAAAACATCTGCCTATACGTGATAGAGCTTTGGTTCGCAATGTATTCTGGATG GTCCGGTCAAATATTGTTCGAACGATGGACAATCGGTTTATACAACGTGTTTTTTACTGCGCTACCACCCTTCGCTATGGGACTGTTCGATAAAGTGACATCGGCGGAACAGATGCTAAA AGAACCAAGACTTTACGCGCCGTCGCAAAATGCCAAACTGTTTAACGTCAAAGTGTTTTGGCGCTGTATCATTAACGCGCTGTTCCATTCGATGATACTGTTTTGGTTGTCGTACAAGATCTACGAAAAGGATGTCATCTGGAAGAATGGACGCGATGGTGGATATTTAGTGTTAGGCAACATAGTTTACACG TACGTAGTCGTGACGGTGTGCTTGAAGGCGGGTCTTCTTACCAACTCGTGGACCTGGTTGACCCATTGCTCTATTTGGGGCTCGATACTGCTttggtttatatttatattcatttACAG CAACATTTGGCCAGCATTGCCAGTGGGTGCGGTTTTCACGGGCATGGACGATATGGTCTTTACGACGCCTGTGTTCTGGGCTGGACTACTGTTAATTCCACTATCCGCACTGCTTTTTGACGTGTCTTGGAACGC GTACAGAAACTCTAGAAAGGATAATATACTAACACCACCACTGAAGGAATCCAGATCTTC ACGGGTACGCCTTCTCCCAGGAGGAAGGTGGTTCAGTGACGCAAACGGACGTCATCCGGGCGTACGACACGAACCTGCCAAAGCCGGACGGCAACTGAGCGTGTCGCGGATGCGCGTACTGCTACGACAACTACTTTACCGTCTGCTGAGAAGGCGCTACTTCCGGTCGCTGCCGCAACCCACCGCGTACCATCGGTTCCGGTGCCGCCGGCCGGGCCAGCAGCGCTCATCATTCGTCGCTGTATCGGTGTAA
- the LOC120904870 gene encoding probable phospholipid-transporting ATPase IA isoform X9 produces the protein MCMSRTVSCVDVTMQQVGRTIDGLLTRLRSCTLEYFPCQRKPPARHDDDATTSGITLDDSDKRVIRLNEPQVQKYCNNHISTAKYSVLSFLPSFLFEQFRRYSNCFFLLIALLQQIPDVSPTGRYTTLVPLMFILAVSAIKEIVEDIKRHRADDEINHRLIEVLQNGQWHTIKWQELSVGDIVKVLNNTFFPADLVLLSSSEPQGMSFIETSNLDGETNLKIRQGVPTTSRILETKDFSQFRGTLESEPPNRHLYEFNGVLKEHDKQAVGLGPDQLLLRGAMLRNTAWIFGIVIYTGHDTKLMRNSTSAPLKRSTVDRLTNTQILMLFIILIILCIVSCIFNQLWTKRHFQTDWYLGIGNLLNKNFAYNLLTFIILYNNLIPISLQVTLELVRFLQAIFINMDIDMYHAESDTPAMARTSNLNEELGMVKYVFSDKTGTLTRNVMEFKKCSVAGSIYSIEDTPAQSRLVQNILNNHRTAPTLREFLTLMAICHTVIPEKQPGDSMNDIQYHAASPDERALVYGAKKFGYVFYTRTPTYVEIEALGVQERFEILNVLEFTSTRKRMSVIARNSKSEIKLYCKGADTVIYERLAPEGVAYRESTLSHLEEFATEGLRTLCCAVSDIPDDVYEDWKHTYHKASTSLQYREQKVEDAANLIETNLRLLGATAIEDKLQDGVPETIASLLEAKINVWVLTGDKQETAINIGYSCQLLSHSMDLILLNQDCLDNTRSCILEHTSNGRFDNVGRKDAALIVDGKTLKYALSCDLRREFLDLCISCKVVICCRVSPIQKAEMVDLVTISTKSVTLAIGDGANDVAMIQKANVGVGISGVEGLQAACASDYSIAQFSYLRKLLLVHGAWNYSRMCKLILYSFYKNICLYVIELWFAMYSGWSGQILFERWTIGLYNVFFTALPPFAMGLFDKVTSAEQMLKEPRLYAPSQNAKLFNVKVFWRCIINALFHSMILFWLSYKIYEKDVIWKNGRDGGYLVLGNIVYTYVVVTVCLKAGLLTNSWTWLTHCSIWGSILLWFIFIFIYSNIWPALPVGAVFTGMDDMVFTTPVFWAGLLLIPLSALLFDVSWNAYRNSRKDNILTPPLKESRSSRVRLLPGGRWFSDANGRHPGVRHEPAKAGRQLSVSRMRVLLRQLLYRLLRRRYFRSLPQPTAYHRFRCRRPGQQRSSFVAVSV, from the exons ATGATGACGACGCTACAACCTCGGGCATAACGCTGGATGATTCCGATAAACGCGTGATACGGCTGAACGAACCACAGGTTCAAAAGTACTGTAACAATCATATCTCTACCGCTAAATATAG TGTCCTTAGTTTTCTACCTTCGTTCCTGTTCGAGCAGTTCCGGCGGTACTCGAACTGCTTCTTTCTGTTGATCGCACTGCTGCAGCAGATACCGGATGTGTCGCCTACTGGTCGGTACACCACGCTCGTGCCGCTGATGTTTATACTCGCGGTGAGCGCAATCAAGGAAATCGTCGAAGACATCAAGCGGCACCGGGCGGACGATGAGATCAACCACCGCCTGATCGAGGTACTGCAGAATGGCCAGTGGCACACGATCAAGTGGCAGGAGCTGTCGGTCGGCGACATCGTCAAGGTACTCAACAACACCTTCTTCCCGGCcgacctggtgctgctgtcctCCAGCGAGCCGCAGGGCATGTCCTTCATCGAGACGTCCAACCTAGACGGCGAGACGAACCTGAAGATCCGGCAGGGCGTACCGACCACCAGCCGGATCCTGGAGACGAAGGACTTTAGCCAGTTTCGCGGGACGCTCGAGAGCGAACCACCGAACCGGCATCTGTACGAGTTCAATGGCGTGCTGAAGGAGCATGACAAACA AGCGGTTGGCCTCGGACCGGATCAGCTGTTACTGCGAGGTGCCATGCTACGTAACACCGCCTGGATATTCGGCATCGTTATCTACACCGGTCACGATACGAAACTTATGCGAAACTCTACCTCAGCGCCGTTGAAG CGCTCAACCGTTGACAGACTGACAAACACGCAAATTCTAATGTTATTTATCATTCTGATCATTCTGTGTATCGTGAGTTGCATTTTCAACCAACTTTGGACGAAAAGACATTTTCAAACGGACTGGTACTTAGGCATCGGCA ATCTTTTGAACAAAAACTTCGCCTACAATCTGCTTACGTTTATTATTCTGTACAACAATTTGATTCCCATATCGCTGCAAGTTACGTTAGAGCTGGTACGGTTTCTACAG GCAATCTTCATCAACATGGACATCGATATGTACCACGCGGAATCGGACACACCGGCAATGGCGCGCACCTCCAACCTGAACGAGGAGCTCGGCATGGTGAAGTACGTGTTCTCGGACAAAACTGGCACGCTGACGCGGAACGTGATGGAGTTTAAGAAGTGCAGTGTGGCGGGCTCGATATACTCGATCGAGGACACGCCGGCCCAGTCGCGATTGGTACAG AACATCCTCAACAACCATCGCACGGCGCCTACATTGCGCGAATTTCTCACGCTGATGGCGATCTGCCACACGGTCATCCCGGAGAAGCAGCCGGGCGACAGCATGAACGATATCCAGTATCACGCCGCCAGCCCGGACGAGCGGGCCCTGGTGTACGGGGCGAAGAAGTTCGGCTACGTCTTTTACACTCGCACGCCAACGTACGTCGAGATCGAGGCGCTCGGCGTGCAGGAACGGTTCGAGATACTTAACGTGCTGGAGTTCACCTCCACCCGCAAGCGCATGTCGGTGATCGCGCGCAACTCGAAGAGCGAAATCAAGCTGTACTGCAAGGGTGCGGATACGGTCATCTACGAGCGGCTCGCACCGGAGGGTGTTGCGTACCGCGAGTCCACCCTGAGCCACCTGGAGGAGTTCGCGACGGAGGGGCTGcgcacgctctgctgtgcCGTGTCCGACATCCCGGACGATGTGTACGAAGACTGGAAGCATACGTACCACAAAGCGTCCACCTCGCTGCAGTACCGCGAGCAGAAGGTGGAAGATGCGGCCAACCTGATCGAGACGAACCTGCGCCTGCTCGGTGCGACGGCGATCGAGGATAAGCTGCAGGACGGTGTGCCCGAAACGATAGCGTCGCTGCTGGAAGCGAAGATAAACGTGTGGGTGCTTACCGGCGACAAGCAGGAGACGGCCATCAACATCGGCTACTCCTGCCAGCTGCTGTCCCATTCGATggatttgattttattgaatCAGGATTGTTTGGAT AACACGCGCAGCTGCATACTGGAGCACACCTCCAATGGGCGATTTGATAATGTGGGCCGCAAGGATGCCGCACTGATCGTGGACGGCAAAACGCTTAAGTACGCGCTCAGCTGCGATTTGCGGCGCGAATTTCTGGACCTGTGCATCTCGTGCAAGGTCGTGATCTGTTGCCGCGTGTCGCCCATCCAGAAGGCGGAAATGGTGGACCTGGTGACGATCAGCACAAAATCGGTCACGTTAGCGATCGGGGACGGTGCGAACGATGTCGCCATGATACAGAAGGCGAACGTGGGCGTCGGCATCTCCGGTGTGGAAGGTTTGCAGGCGGCCTGCGCGTCCGACTATTCAATTGCGCAG TTCAGCTACCTGCGAaagttgctgctggtgcatgGGGCCTGGAACTACAGCCGTATGTGCAAGCTGATCCTGTACAGCTTCTACAAAAACATCTGCCTATACGTGATAGAGCTTTGGTTCGCAATGTATTCTGGATG GTCCGGTCAAATATTGTTCGAACGATGGACAATCGGTTTATACAACGTGTTTTTTACTGCGCTACCACCCTTCGCTATGGGACTGTTCGATAAAGTGACATCGGCGGAACAGATGCTAAA AGAACCAAGACTTTACGCGCCGTCGCAAAATGCCAAACTGTTTAACGTCAAAGTGTTTTGGCGCTGTATCATTAACGCGCTGTTCCATTCGATGATACTGTTTTGGTTGTCGTACAAGATCTACGAAAAGGATGTCATCTGGAAGAATGGACGCGATGGTGGATATTTAGTGTTAGGCAACATAGTTTACACG TACGTAGTCGTGACGGTGTGCTTGAAGGCGGGTCTTCTTACCAACTCGTGGACCTGGTTGACCCATTGCTCTATTTGGGGCTCGATACTGCTttggtttatatttatattcatttACAG CAACATTTGGCCAGCATTGCCAGTGGGTGCGGTTTTCACGGGCATGGACGATATGGTCTTTACGACGCCTGTGTTCTGGGCTGGACTACTGTTAATTCCACTATCCGCACTGCTTTTTGACGTGTCTTGGAACGC GTACAGAAACTCTAGAAAGGATAATATACTAACACCACCACTGAAGGAATCCAGATCTTC ACGGGTACGCCTTCTCCCAGGAGGAAGGTGGTTCAGTGACGCAAACGGACGTCATCCGGGCGTACGACACGAACCTGCCAAAGCCGGACGGCAACTGAGCGTGTCGCGGATGCGCGTACTGCTACGACAACTACTTTACCGTCTGCTGAGAAGGCGCTACTTCCGGTCGCTGCCGCAACCCACCGCGTACCATCGGTTCCGGTGCCGCCGGCCGGGCCAGCAGCGCTCATCATTCGTCGCTGTATCGGTGTAA
- the LOC120904870 gene encoding probable phospholipid-transporting ATPase IA isoform X10, producing MAFHSMYRALRLRLVNHDDDATTSGITLDDSDKRVIRLNEPQVQKYCNNHISTAKYSVLSFLPSFLFEQFRRYSNCFFLLIALLQQIPDVSPTGRYTTLVPLMFILAVSAIKEIVEDIKRHRADDEINHRLIEVLQNGQWHTIKWQELSVGDIVKVLNNTFFPADLVLLSSSEPQGMSFIETSNLDGETNLKIRQGVPTTSRILETKDFSQFRGTLESEPPNRHLYEFNGVLKEHDKQAVGLGPDQLLLRGAMLRNTAWIFGIVIYTGHDTKLMRNSTSAPLKRSTVDRLTNTQILMLFIILIILCIVSCIFNQLWTKRHFQTDWYLGIGNLLNKNFAYNLLTFIILYNNLIPISLQVTLELVRFLQAIFINMDIDMYHAESDTPAMARTSNLNEELGMVKYVFSDKTGTLTRNVMEFKKCSVAGSIYSIEDTPAQSRLVQNILNNHRTAPTLREFLTLMAICHTVIPEKQPGDSMNDIQYHAASPDERALVYGAKKFGYVFYTRTPTYVEIEALGVQERFEILNVLEFTSTRKRMSVIARNSKSEIKLYCKGADTVIYERLAPEGVAYRESTLSHLEEFATEGLRTLCCAVSDIPDDVYEDWKHTYHKASTSLQYREQKVEDAANLIETNLRLLGATAIEDKLQDGVPETIASLLEAKINVWVLTGDKQETAINIGYSCQLLSHSMDLILLNQDCLDNTRSCILEHTSNGRFDNVGRKDAALIVDGKTLKYALSCDLRREFLDLCISCKVVICCRVSPIQKAEMVDLVTISTKSVTLAIGDGANDVAMIQKANVGVGISGVEGLQAACASDYSIAQFSYLRKLLLVHGAWNYSRMCKLILYSFYKNICLYVIELWFAMYSGWSGQILFERWTIGLYNVFFTALPPFAMGLFDKVTSAEQMLKEPRLYAPSQNAKLFNVKVFWRCIINALFHSMILFWLSYKIYEKDVIWKNGRDGGYLVLGNIVYTYVVVTVCLKAGLLTNSWTWLTHCSIWGSILLWFIFIFIYSNIWPALPVGAVFTGMDDMVFTTPVFWAGLLLIPLSALLFDVSWNAYRNSRKDNILTPPLKESRSSRVRLLPGGRWFSDANGRHPGVRHEPAKAGRQLSVSRMRVLLRQLLYRLLRRRYFRSLPQPTAYHRFRCRRPGQQRSSFVAVSV from the exons ATGATGACGACGCTACAACCTCGGGCATAACGCTGGATGATTCCGATAAACGCGTGATACGGCTGAACGAACCACAGGTTCAAAAGTACTGTAACAATCATATCTCTACCGCTAAATATAG TGTCCTTAGTTTTCTACCTTCGTTCCTGTTCGAGCAGTTCCGGCGGTACTCGAACTGCTTCTTTCTGTTGATCGCACTGCTGCAGCAGATACCGGATGTGTCGCCTACTGGTCGGTACACCACGCTCGTGCCGCTGATGTTTATACTCGCGGTGAGCGCAATCAAGGAAATCGTCGAAGACATCAAGCGGCACCGGGCGGACGATGAGATCAACCACCGCCTGATCGAGGTACTGCAGAATGGCCAGTGGCACACGATCAAGTGGCAGGAGCTGTCGGTCGGCGACATCGTCAAGGTACTCAACAACACCTTCTTCCCGGCcgacctggtgctgctgtcctCCAGCGAGCCGCAGGGCATGTCCTTCATCGAGACGTCCAACCTAGACGGCGAGACGAACCTGAAGATCCGGCAGGGCGTACCGACCACCAGCCGGATCCTGGAGACGAAGGACTTTAGCCAGTTTCGCGGGACGCTCGAGAGCGAACCACCGAACCGGCATCTGTACGAGTTCAATGGCGTGCTGAAGGAGCATGACAAACA AGCGGTTGGCCTCGGACCGGATCAGCTGTTACTGCGAGGTGCCATGCTACGTAACACCGCCTGGATATTCGGCATCGTTATCTACACCGGTCACGATACGAAACTTATGCGAAACTCTACCTCAGCGCCGTTGAAG CGCTCAACCGTTGACAGACTGACAAACACGCAAATTCTAATGTTATTTATCATTCTGATCATTCTGTGTATCGTGAGTTGCATTTTCAACCAACTTTGGACGAAAAGACATTTTCAAACGGACTGGTACTTAGGCATCGGCA ATCTTTTGAACAAAAACTTCGCCTACAATCTGCTTACGTTTATTATTCTGTACAACAATTTGATTCCCATATCGCTGCAAGTTACGTTAGAGCTGGTACGGTTTCTACAG GCAATCTTCATCAACATGGACATCGATATGTACCACGCGGAATCGGACACACCGGCAATGGCGCGCACCTCCAACCTGAACGAGGAGCTCGGCATGGTGAAGTACGTGTTCTCGGACAAAACTGGCACGCTGACGCGGAACGTGATGGAGTTTAAGAAGTGCAGTGTGGCGGGCTCGATATACTCGATCGAGGACACGCCGGCCCAGTCGCGATTGGTACAG AACATCCTCAACAACCATCGCACGGCGCCTACATTGCGCGAATTTCTCACGCTGATGGCGATCTGCCACACGGTCATCCCGGAGAAGCAGCCGGGCGACAGCATGAACGATATCCAGTATCACGCCGCCAGCCCGGACGAGCGGGCCCTGGTGTACGGGGCGAAGAAGTTCGGCTACGTCTTTTACACTCGCACGCCAACGTACGTCGAGATCGAGGCGCTCGGCGTGCAGGAACGGTTCGAGATACTTAACGTGCTGGAGTTCACCTCCACCCGCAAGCGCATGTCGGTGATCGCGCGCAACTCGAAGAGCGAAATCAAGCTGTACTGCAAGGGTGCGGATACGGTCATCTACGAGCGGCTCGCACCGGAGGGTGTTGCGTACCGCGAGTCCACCCTGAGCCACCTGGAGGAGTTCGCGACGGAGGGGCTGcgcacgctctgctgtgcCGTGTCCGACATCCCGGACGATGTGTACGAAGACTGGAAGCATACGTACCACAAAGCGTCCACCTCGCTGCAGTACCGCGAGCAGAAGGTGGAAGATGCGGCCAACCTGATCGAGACGAACCTGCGCCTGCTCGGTGCGACGGCGATCGAGGATAAGCTGCAGGACGGTGTGCCCGAAACGATAGCGTCGCTGCTGGAAGCGAAGATAAACGTGTGGGTGCTTACCGGCGACAAGCAGGAGACGGCCATCAACATCGGCTACTCCTGCCAGCTGCTGTCCCATTCGATggatttgattttattgaatCAGGATTGTTTGGAT AACACGCGCAGCTGCATACTGGAGCACACCTCCAATGGGCGATTTGATAATGTGGGCCGCAAGGATGCCGCACTGATCGTGGACGGCAAAACGCTTAAGTACGCGCTCAGCTGCGATTTGCGGCGCGAATTTCTGGACCTGTGCATCTCGTGCAAGGTCGTGATCTGTTGCCGCGTGTCGCCCATCCAGAAGGCGGAAATGGTGGACCTGGTGACGATCAGCACAAAATCGGTCACGTTAGCGATCGGGGACGGTGCGAACGATGTCGCCATGATACAGAAGGCGAACGTGGGCGTCGGCATCTCCGGTGTGGAAGGTTTGCAGGCGGCCTGCGCGTCCGACTATTCAATTGCGCAG TTCAGCTACCTGCGAaagttgctgctggtgcatgGGGCCTGGAACTACAGCCGTATGTGCAAGCTGATCCTGTACAGCTTCTACAAAAACATCTGCCTATACGTGATAGAGCTTTGGTTCGCAATGTATTCTGGATG GTCCGGTCAAATATTGTTCGAACGATGGACAATCGGTTTATACAACGTGTTTTTTACTGCGCTACCACCCTTCGCTATGGGACTGTTCGATAAAGTGACATCGGCGGAACAGATGCTAAA AGAACCAAGACTTTACGCGCCGTCGCAAAATGCCAAACTGTTTAACGTCAAAGTGTTTTGGCGCTGTATCATTAACGCGCTGTTCCATTCGATGATACTGTTTTGGTTGTCGTACAAGATCTACGAAAAGGATGTCATCTGGAAGAATGGACGCGATGGTGGATATTTAGTGTTAGGCAACATAGTTTACACG TACGTAGTCGTGACGGTGTGCTTGAAGGCGGGTCTTCTTACCAACTCGTGGACCTGGTTGACCCATTGCTCTATTTGGGGCTCGATACTGCTttggtttatatttatattcatttACAG CAACATTTGGCCAGCATTGCCAGTGGGTGCGGTTTTCACGGGCATGGACGATATGGTCTTTACGACGCCTGTGTTCTGGGCTGGACTACTGTTAATTCCACTATCCGCACTGCTTTTTGACGTGTCTTGGAACGC GTACAGAAACTCTAGAAAGGATAATATACTAACACCACCACTGAAGGAATCCAGATCTTC ACGGGTACGCCTTCTCCCAGGAGGAAGGTGGTTCAGTGACGCAAACGGACGTCATCCGGGCGTACGACACGAACCTGCCAAAGCCGGACGGCAACTGAGCGTGTCGCGGATGCGCGTACTGCTACGACAACTACTTTACCGTCTGCTGAGAAGGCGCTACTTCCGGTCGCTGCCGCAACCCACCGCGTACCATCGGTTCCGGTGCCGCCGGCCGGGCCAGCAGCGCTCATCATTCGTCGCTGTATCGGTGTAA
- the LOC120903256 gene encoding uncharacterized protein LOC120903256, which translates to MRLPMGRKQAEQAAQWASSAAAYGAAAALVGCYLTDWKVIVSYIPFYGGKFDKKE; encoded by the exons ATGAGACTGCCGATGGGACGTAAACAAGCCGAACAGGCCGCTCAGTG GGCCTCTTCTGCCGCCGCTTACGGAGCTGCTGCGGCGCTGGTTGGATGCTACCTGACCGACTGGAAGGTGATCGTGTCGTACATCCCCTTCTACGGCGGCAAATTCGACAAGAAGGAATAG